Genomic DNA from Thermobifida alba:
GGAGCGCAGGAGAAGGAGTCCCGGGGTGCCGGTTTTCGCAGCGGTCTTCTCCCGTTCGGCCGACGGGTGGACGGGGACCGAGGTGGATGTGGCGGATCTCGACGAGATCGACGACGTCGCCGATCTGATGCGTGACGTGGCCGCCGCGGTGGAGGCCGACGAGACCGCCGTGGTGCTGGTGGCGGAGGCCGACGACGAGTGGTTCGGTATCGCCCGGATCGACGACACCGGCGATCCCCGGGCCTTCCTCTCCGACCTGCGGGTGGTGTACGGGCACCCGGCGGCCCGCCTGTTCCTGGAGGACGGCCGGGGCCCGGGAGACGAGGAGGCCGAGGGGACCGGACAGCCCCCCTACCCCGAGCCCGCGGGAGACGCCGAGCTGCTCGCCGACCTCGGCACCCCGGGCTCGGAGCTGCTGGCCCTGACGCTGCGCGAGGGCGTGCTGCCCGCGGACGCGCTCACCACCGTCGCCGACCGGGCCGGATTCGCTGAACTGCTGGACGAGCTGCGGACATGAGCACGGGACGGAACGGAGTCGACGCCGCGCTGCGCCTGGCCCTGGAGGAGGCCCGGAAAACCACCTCCAGCGGCGATGTCCCGGTGGGAGCCGTCGTGCTCGACCCGGACGGCGCGCTCGTCGGCGCCGGACACAACGAACGCGAAGCCACCGGGGACCCCACCGCGCACGCCGAGGTGCTGGCCCTGCGTGCGGCGGCCCGGCGGCTGGGCCGCTGGCGGCTGAGCGGCTGCACCCTGGCGGTCACCCTGGAGCCGTGCACGATGTGCGCGGGCGCGGCCGTGCTGGCACGCGTCGAACGGCTCGTCTACGGCGCGCGCGACGACCGGGCCGGAGCGGTGGGTTCGCTGTGGGACGTGGTCCGCGACCGCCGCCTCAACCACCGCCCCGAGGTCGTTCCCCCGGAACTGGCCGACCCGGCACTGTCCGAGGAGTGCAGCCGACTCCTCGTCGAGTTCTTCGCACACCGCCGTGTCCGGTAGAGTTGTCCGCGGTGGAGTCGCATAGCGGCCGAGTGCGCACGCCTCGAAAGCGTGTGAGGGGCGACCCTCCGTGGGTTCAAATCCCACCTCCACCGCCACGGGCCGGTCCTTCGGGACCGGCCTTCTTCTGTTGTCCCGACGGCAGGGGACCGTCCCGCACACCGCCCGGACCACGGACCGGGACGGCCCCGGGCGGCTCCCCGGCGGACAGGGCGGGGAAACCCCGCTCCTGCCCGCCGGAAGGCCGCCCACGGAACGCGAGCCCTTCGCGTCG
This window encodes:
- a CDS encoding tRNA adenosine deaminase-associated protein, which codes for MPVFAAVFSRSADGWTGTEVDVADLDEIDDVADLMRDVAAAVEADETAVVLVAEADDEWFGIARIDDTGDPRAFLSDLRVVYGHPAARLFLEDGRGPGDEEAEGTGQPPYPEPAGDAELLADLGTPGSELLALTLREGVLPADALTTVADRAGFAELLDELRT
- a CDS encoding nucleoside deaminase, which translates into the protein MSTGRNGVDAALRLALEEARKTTSSGDVPVGAVVLDPDGALVGAGHNEREATGDPTAHAEVLALRAAARRLGRWRLSGCTLAVTLEPCTMCAGAAVLARVERLVYGARDDRAGAVGSLWDVVRDRRLNHRPEVVPPELADPALSEECSRLLVEFFAHRRVR